In a genomic window of Prochlorococcus marinus subsp. marinus str. CCMP1375:
- a CDS encoding DUF3531 family protein, with translation MEVRFREIDPFNCWIWLRFSQVPSQGEMNYLDGIFDSWYVIGRLGGFNSGNLQAHQAGADLSWMSYDNDEQSSNLPALMHNLGQLEYQNVWARCWVDLGTSDALAIDVLINTLSQIDGDLLKLEEILIGGVNEDWDVEDHPDAIFPSASKSNG, from the coding sequence ATGGAAGTACGTTTTCGAGAAATTGACCCATTTAATTGTTGGATATGGCTTCGTTTCTCACAAGTCCCAAGTCAAGGAGAAATGAATTATCTAGATGGAATCTTTGATAGTTGGTATGTTATTGGTAGACTTGGCGGCTTTAATTCAGGAAATTTACAAGCTCATCAGGCAGGAGCAGATTTAAGTTGGATGAGTTATGACAATGATGAGCAGTCATCAAACCTTCCTGCCTTAATGCATAATCTAGGACAATTAGAATATCAAAATGTATGGGCTCGATGCTGGGTAGATCTAGGTACATCAGATGCATTAGCAATTGATGTACTAATAAACACCTTAAGTCAAATTGATGGCGACTTACTCAAGTTAGAGGAGATTTTGATAGGAGGTGTTAATGAGGATTGGGATGTAGAAGATCATCCAGATGCTATTTTCCCTTCAGCAAGTAAATCTAATGGCTGA
- a CDS encoding ABC transporter ATP-binding protein, whose translation MLELKDIHYHPATSETPVLKEIVILEKKLKPIIISGPSGSGKTSLIEVISGLTKPSKGLIAWKNQTLSEHQRRAISGVVFQFPERHFIGLTIAQELKLGHRRLPRVIQSEVLKKVGLDNIKMNVLPENLSGGQQRRLAIAVQLIREPKILLLDEPTAGLDWSVRDEILQLIKELSNQRLIVIVTHEPELFIEMDTYNYQLSQGTLSKIL comes from the coding sequence ATGCTTGAATTAAAAGACATTCATTATCATCCGGCAACTTCTGAGACCCCTGTCCTTAAGGAAATAGTCATCCTTGAGAAGAAATTAAAACCTATTATTATTTCAGGCCCAAGTGGTAGTGGAAAAACTAGTCTTATAGAAGTTATTAGTGGATTAACAAAACCAAGCAAAGGACTAATAGCTTGGAAAAATCAAACTCTCTCTGAACATCAAAGAAGAGCAATCTCTGGCGTAGTTTTTCAATTCCCTGAAAGGCATTTTATAGGATTAACGATCGCTCAAGAACTTAAACTAGGCCATAGACGACTACCTAGAGTTATACAATCTGAAGTTTTAAAGAAAGTTGGATTGGATAATATAAAAATGAATGTGTTACCAGAAAACCTAAGTGGCGGGCAACAAAGACGATTGGCTATAGCTGTACAGCTAATACGAGAACCAAAGATCCTCTTACTTGATGAGCCTACAGCTGGACTTGATTGGTCTGTTCGAGATGAAATTCTCCAACTGATCAAAGAACTATCAAACCAGCGTCTAATAGTTATAGTTACACATGAGCCCGAGCTTTTTATAGAAATGGATACATATAATTATCAACTCTCACAAGGAACTCTAAGTAAAATACTATAG